gaaaattgtCAATCCTGCCATGAACATTGAACAACTTTCTCATGAATGCCACTTCCGATTTTTGCTTCTCCCGCCTGCCACAAGAACACTGCAGAAAGACATATTTACCCTCAGATCAATATCagattaaaattaaagaaaataattttaataaaacaaaacaattaatttaaaagtattttaatcACTTAGACACAAACACAACCCGTTCGTCTTCTGTTTTCAGAAAGAGAAATCTTTGTTTCGAAGCCTCTGTCCCCTGaattctctttcttcatcttctcttctttctaacCGCTACCGCCTCTCCCACGCCCGTCGCCGTGGGTATTTATGATGAATTACTTAATACAGTCGTTTCTACGGCCGaatcctcctcttcttccgcCTCCAACTGCCGAAGTCGGCGACACAGGGGAACCTTCTTCCGAACCCGACCCTTGGTATTTaagagaacttttttttttgttttttttttaagaaatccaaaaaaactaGCTGCTCgtctttcttgttttagtgTGTGTGTGGCAGATGCCGAGATTTTAAGCGATGGAGAGCCAAGGGCCGCTCCCGCCTCTCCCAGATTTGTCTCTGTTTAATTGCTTCGACTTATCATTAGACCCGCGTACTTCGACTAGGTTTGAAAATTGATCTGATAGACTACTTAGTAGATCCATTTTTTGGTCCaccaaattatgaaaataagcTGATAGACCAGATATTTGGTAACCCTGCCTGAAGATCCGGTTTTTTTTGTCCACCCACTATTTGTATCATGATAGACCATTGACTTACTGGTAGACAACCATCAGAACATGGTCCTTGTCCACCTTTGCTTTTTTACAAAAATCCATCTTCATACCTAATTGAAGATCCGACTTATGTATAGAAAATCATCAGAACATGGTCCTTGTCCACCTTTGCTTTTTTACAAAAATCCATCTTCATACCTAATTGAAGATCCGACTTATGTATAGAAAATCATCAGAACATGGTCCTTGTCCACCTTTGCTTTTTTACAAAAATCCATCTTCATACCTAATTGAAGATCCGACTTATGTATAGAAAATCATCAGAACATGGTCCTTGTCCACCTTTGCTTTTTTACAAAAATCCATCTTCATACCTAATTGAAGATCCGACTTATGTATAGAAAATCATCAGAACATGGTCCTTGTCCACCTTTGCTTATTAACATCATTATGTCTTCGGGTAGCTCACAAGTTACCAAATGTGCAGGGTTGTTGGGGCGATGGACAACATCCACCAAGAGAGGTTTTTGTCTTCCTTTATTTGTCCATCTAATTTACTTATTTGGCTCATTCTTAGACCAGATGTCTACCGTTAATTGTCCACTCAAATTACTTAGGTCGCTACTGATTATGCTTCCACTGCAGGTCTGATGACCACGCTGCATCTGGGTATGTTATGCCTCCGGAGGACCAGTGTCAACAGTCAAGGTCTGCTGACCATGAAAGCGCCGACCCTGTAATAGATCAGGTGGACCAGTTACCGCAGCCAGTGTTTGTCCACACGGGACTTCTatcttcattctctttttgtCTACCGATACTTCTCCACCCAATGTACTTATGTCGCTCCTTATTATGCCTCCATTTCAGGTATGATGACAACGCTGGAACTAGGTATGTTATGCCTCCGGAGGACCAGTTTGTAGCTGGTGTCGTCACTGACAATGATGTCTCCATGGTGGACCAGATCAGAAAGACCAGGTACATGTCCACCCTATGATGGACCAATTTCAACTCTCACCAAAAATACTCTTTGTCTGATGAAAATTGTTGTTATCCGTTGAACAAAGTTAGTGGAGTGTTCAGGGATAATAGTAATCCGTTGCCTGCGGAAGCTACTCAGGATATTGATGTTTCCTTACTCCCTCCTAGGTTATTCGCCACCAACCGCTATCCTGCTAGAGGTCGCATCAATTCATACTCAAAGCCAGAGTATCTGCTGGACATTGTAGATGTTCTTCAGGGAACTCCGGAGTTTCAATGGCTGAAAGCATCTCCCTTTGGTCATCTGTTTCAACTACCCGTCCGCAAAAGTTCACTATTTGGTAAACTTGTCCACCAAGTGCTCTGTCGGTCCCTTGTAACCCGCAAGCTTCACGAAATGTGGTTTGTATTTGGTGGACAACCTATTCGGTTTTCCCTCCGTGAGTTTGGTCTCCTCACAGGCCTAAAATGTACACCTTACCCTCCTGAGTTAGAGACGAAAAGGTTGCAAACACCAGCCGAAGGGTGTCAACATTACTGGTATACTCTGGTTGGTCTAAAAGAAAATTACTCAATCCGTGACCTTGTTCACATGTTGAAGCGGGACAAGTTATTGCCTAAAGAAGATAGAATGGACGGCAATCGTAGGATACGGCTTGCACTAATTGTTATAGTAGAAGGTATACTTCTTTGCGACTCTTCAAAGGTTAGAGCATCAAAAGAAGTAGCAGAGATGTTGAAGGACCTGTAGACTTTTGTCCACTACCCATGGGGAAGGAAATCCTTTGAACGGACGATAGAGACGGTTATTTTTGGCAAATTCAACCGCACTCCTGATGTCTTACACGAAAAGCTGATGCGGTCCCATACTGCCACACATGGCTTCACACTTGCTTTCTAGTTGTTGATCCTAAATGTGGTCCCCATGTTGGAGACTTATCTCCCTGACGCTGATGATGAGCTCAATTTTACGGACCGATCTGTTCAGCATCTTACCACGTTGAGGTCATTCCACAATTCTAATATcctcaaaacagagaaatggcaataaatgtaagtTCTTCTGTATGTTGTCCAAACAGCGTAAAACGTTAGATCCTGTCTTTATGTCATCTCATTTTTACTTTTTCCATAAACAGCTTGACGTCAAATGGATTATGCACTCTAACGATCCAATAGACAGAATGGCAATTTCTTGGAATGACGAGGTTGAAGATCAGCGAGTTGATTACATTTGCCAAAAAATCAAGGGCGGCCACGAGTTTAAGCTGGATGTCTGGCATGGAGGACTGGCGACTCTCCTACTTATGGGTATCGTACACGATCGACCTAGCCAACCGGTGGAACTACCTTCAAAACTGGCAACTAAGTCTACCCTACCgaaaaccacaaaacaaaacaaaggcaAACGGAAACAGAGTGCGTCTGTGGGAGAAGAAAATGTTCCTCTCGATTCTTACACTGCACAGGAACTTTTATTTGAGGTTGACCGGAAAAACAATGAACACTTTTCCAAAATTCAGCAGGTGTGGGATGCCGAGAAAAGTCTTTTAAAGGTCGAGATTTATGATGACATACTCAGCACTTCGAGGAGAGAAGGGGTTTTATTTAGCTCACCACCTACCAAGGATCCATACTCGGTggacaagttcaaccaatcaagaTAGGATAATTACGGGGTGGACATCCAAAACATTGTCACGACTATCAACAAAAAGATCGAAGACTCAGAGGTTAGCAACTACGGATCTAGTAAACAATATGTCTTTACCAGTTTTTACTCCCCATGCATAACTTGTATTAACATGCTCTGCCATCACATATTAGGAGGGGAATGATGGACTAAATGCAGACGCTCACAGTCCAAATAATGTTGATCTAGGCAACTCCTCTACGGATGAGGTTTAACATAATCACAAATGCATTATCTTtcttattttacatatttacaCCCTAAATCCAGTACAATTACTTATTCATCATGAAAAAGATGCATCAGCTGATGAAGAGGACAACACAACGGAATCACTACTTCCAGAACAACATGAGGTagtttgtctcttcttctttctttgacctGATGGACGAGTTTATAAATGTTGCGTAAGTGAACAACTTTTTGACAGGACTCTGACTGGAGACCTGATGATGAGCCTGAGAAGCCGGTACTTTCCAACCAACCCAGTGATACACATGAGGCACCACACATCGTCATAGAGAATCAGGTAAACATGCGGAGGACAAATCATGCTGTTTAACACAACTTGTCCACTCTCATGTACTTATGTCCACCGGATTTTCATGAGCATGATACGGTTGACTCACCGGGGGACCAGGAAACAAACATGTCTGGCGGTGACCATTCTGACGCTGAGGAAGAGATTGTGTCTGAGGAGAACATTAATGCAGCTGATGGACATGCAGATGGAGATGCCAGTGGAGATACTGATGGAGATACAGATGCAGATGCAGATGCAGCTgcagatggagatggagatgcaGATGGAGATGGACAGGATTTAGATGTATATCCTAATGAAACCAATGCAACAATTGTTGAGGTAGGATTGATGTGAATTAAATTAGAGTCCcattatattataaatgttttttgaacATTATTTACATTCATGTGCTTCCTAATGGTAATAGAATTTTACAGGTACCCACCAAAGCTAGTAGGAAACGTCGTAACCCTATTGCCGACCAATATCTTACTCCACTCCCGATGAAAAGAAGTAGGACAGTTCCTAGGCGTTATGGCCAGTGTTCTACTTCCCCGAGGGGACAGCAAGCTTCGGAATCAAGCTCATGAGACGATGTTTTCCTTCCTCTTAAAGTCATCAAACCATCAGTTCAGCGGAAGTTTCTCGCACAGCTCAAAGCTTACGACAAAAAGTATAGGCCACATCATACTATTTGTTGGTCTACCTttcccctatatatatatttcacaattGATGGACATGATCATAAATTGATGGACATGATCATATTTTGCAGAGAGTACATTATTGATGGTATCAATGTCAAGCGCAGTTTCTTCACGGAGATATACACGCCAAAACACTGGGTTGATACCCCTGTAAGTTACTTCCGACCTTTCAAACAGTTTTGAATCAACTATATTAGTAATGGAGTTTTAATTGATTATTGCAGCACATGGAAGCAATGCTCAGCCTGATCTGGAGGCGTTATGGGGATAAGTTTCGCGATTCAAGGATAGCTGTCCTTGACACCTGGTTCTCCAACATGTTAACCATTGAATTACGGCGTTTCCAGAATTGCAAACATAAGGATACCTTCTCCTGGAACATCATTATTAAAAACTACGTTAGAGGGGTTGTCCATAACCGATCCGTGAGACTGGCATGGTACACCGACGTTGATACAGTTTACGTACCTATAAATAGGAGGAAACGCCACTGGGTCACACTAGCTATTAACCTGAAAAAGGCGAACATCTTTGTCCTTGATCTGTTAATTATCAACAATGGTCCCAAGAAACTCCCGCGCCTTATGAAGCATTTCATGGATTTGCTCCCGATCATTGTCAAAACTTTTGTTGACCCAGAATCGACGGACATCCCTCTGCCAAAGGTTTTAGTATGGCGAGGTTGGAGAATGTTTACCAGAATGAAAGGACCGGCGACTGTGGTCCTCTCACCGTCAAGTTTATCGAGCTCCATGCCCAAGGAGTAATGCCGGATTCCTTTACCGAAGAACTGGTGGACCAAATTCGGATGTCCTACGCTGTAGATGTCTACCAGGAGTTTGTTGTCTCCTTATAAACCcacaaatcttttgttttctttccttatGACACTATCGGTTACCTAATGTAATTTTCGTCCTTCCTTATCCTTTTGCTACTTATTTTAATTAGGACCCAGATATTTATGTAAACAAGTGGGTGGAAACTTGACCCACTGTACGACCCAGATATTTATGTAACCCAATGTAGGCGTGTTTCTTTATGTTTAAGTGGAGGTGATACCTACTTTATCCTTTCTCTATGCTTTGTACAGTTGAGGCAAATCACTCACGTGTCTGTTGCGTGTTGACAGTTTAACATCTGACAGTCCCTTCTTTTAAAGTCAACAGAAGATTATTTTGGCCAATATACCCTTACTAAATGTCATTAAAAAGGAATCATCTCTCTTTTAATCCGCCACACCCCATAAGTCTTCTATCTCATTCTTTCGCCTCTTTTCTACCCaaatttttctttaacaaaatgGGTCAGTATAGTTATTCTCAACCTTCATCTTCATCCGAGTCATCTAATCAGTGTCACTTTCAACCCTCACCTTCTCCTTCATCTGCTTCGTCTATTAGGTCTCGACGTTATGGAGACCCTACCTATGGCATACCTCAGAAGTGCATTTGTGGGAGTCATCTAAAAATGTCTACTAAAACTGACGAACCAAGCATTGGACGTATTGTCTATGAATGCAAGAAAAGTGGTGTaagtattttcctttttcaaattCTAGActtctcgatctctctctctatatgttGTCCATTCCGACTCCCTCAACCATTTTTTTCTCCTCGCAAGACTGGTGGACATCACTATAGCAAGTGGTGGGACAAAGCCATTATGGAGGAGATACACGATATCAAGGCGATGTTTTCGGAGACAGACGACCATATGCTGCGGTTCATAACTTACACATACAAGGGTGAAAGATGTGATCCTCGCTCGGTCCTTGCTCGTGTCAAGTCAAATTCCGAACAGATCGACAACCTCCATGAGATGGTCGCAGAGTTAAATGCTGGGTACACAGACTTCAGGGCTTTTGTTCAGCGATTCCCACCTCCTAGCACACACCCAAAACGCAACCGGCCGACATATGCTTCTGTTTTGTACACTTTAATTTCTCTCCTTGTCCTTCTCTTCGCAGTTGGGTTTTTCATTAGGAAATTTGGATACTGAGTATCACCTGGCGAATATGTCCATCCAATGCGATGGACATATGGATATGTATTTTGTTGTCTACCCCGATTATGtctacccttttattttattcggaAAATTGTATTGCTTTGCTGTTTTAGTCCACCCTTTCTCGAGGGAcatgtatttgatttttttttgtctatctgTTATCTGGTTGTACAACGAATTAAGGTGTTTGGCTCTTTTATCTTCGGGTTTTATACACAAGTTAATGGTGGTAGACATTCTAATCCGGTAGACATTATTAGGATAGCCAAAAATATGAACAAAGTCAATAGGAATATAACCGAGGAACTTACAATCTTGATAGACATAATAAACCCGAGGGACATTACAAATTCAATAGACATTACAATTCCGATAGACATAATAAACCCGATAGACATAACTGCGATAGACATAACAAAAGACATTAGAAATCTGAATTATCAGTTCGCATGTCTACAGAGGCTAAAAGTAGACATAATACAACCGATAGACGATAAAAAACAGACCCTTCCAACCTAAGATACAAAAAGACTCTTCCAACTTAGATTCATGGAAGCCACCTGCAAAATAGTTTAGTAGCCTCTGTTGAAAAATCAACAATGTTTCAGTTTCTAAACGGTAATACCCATCCCAAACACATACATGAGATGCCATCTACAGAAAACATCAATACTTTGGAACCTTTCCTTCAAATCAGCTGCGAACAGGTTTTCCTGTTGTGTCCCACTCCAAAACATCTTCCACACTTGTTTGGTGTCTTCCTCTTTTTCCTCTAAttacatcaaaaaaaatttgcattagatcacttcaaaagtaatcaCAACCAAAGTTATCACTCATGAGAAACTTACTTTATGTTTTTCACCTTGTGACAatatccttttcttcttcgaccTCACACCACCGTGTTTTATTCGAGGTGGATCAACAGCCTCTTCAGTTACAGCCTCTGGAATATCGCTATCCCATTCTTTTGGTACTGCCATAAtgatttgttcatattttttccTCCACGGCTCAACAAAGTAGAACTCCCCAATGAGGCTGTAAATATCAATTTGCAGCACTCCTCTCACAGCTAAAGCGTGACAGCAAGGCACCTTTAGTACATCAAAGACACGACAAGTGCAAGTTTTATTCTGCAAGTCCATCTTGAAAGCAAGGCCGCGTCCATCATTGACTTGGTAAGTCCACTCGCTGGCTGATAGCACCCGGTAGTCGACCGCTTGTTCCAGGTGATCTATAAGTATTTCTTCTATCTCCGGGGTGCatcgtgttttttttattcgCCAATGTCCTCCTACAATAAAATCACCTCATCAACATTGCTCGTATGAACTCAACCATCGACACGATCAGGTAATCAACAGTAGTTTGCATTGCTGCATTCAGCGACCCAGAAATGTTGCTACTCATTATATTGTAACAATCTCCGGGGAAGTGAGAATGTGTCCAGTGTGGTAGTCCAATTTCTGTAAGATACATAGCACACGCGGGTCCACGGTTCTCTATTTCTCTCCACCAATAACGGAAATCGCCAACTGTATATGCCCTTGCAGCTTTGGAAACCACTGTAGCCAAACCTTCGCAATGAAAGTTGTGCTTCACATTTCTAAATAAATGAACAGAACATGCCCAATGCTGCGCAAAAGGATACACTCTACGTAGGCCTGCATATATTGATGCATGTCTGTCAGAGACAAAGACTAAGCCTTCTTCATCTGGTACaaatttttttcagattttcaaaGAACCAAACCCATCCTCCTTCATTTTCCCCATCAACAACTCCAAATGCCAAGGGGAAAATTTGCATATTTTCATCTTGTCCACTCGTTGCAATCAAGCAACCTTTATACTTCCATTTCATTGCGGTGCCATCAATTACAATCACTTTCCTCAAATATTGATAACCAGCTATGCAAGCACCGAAAGCAAAAAACAGGTACTTGAACAATGCGTTCCCTTTTTTGTCCACCGTATTGTGCATTGCAGTCAACGTCCCTGGGTTCGTTGACTTCAGTAGGTGCAAGTATGTCGATAGAAACCGATAATTGTCTTCTTCATTCCCTCTAGCTTGCTCCATGGCCAGCTTGCTCCATGGCCAGCTCTTTTGCATTCCAAGCCTTCGTATAAGAAATTAGCACGTGTAATTCAGACAAAACAATATCAGGGAGCTCGCATGTTCTTGGTCCTTTCTTGCCATTTGCGAATTTGGCTTTTAGCAGATCTGCCAATATTTTTGCCGTTGCTTTCTCTCCATATCTCGACCTTGTCCCGACATCACAACTGTGCTTCATTGTCAATGTCTTTATTTCCAAGTTCATCGGATTGGCATGGGTTGTTGCATACACTCTCCAGCCACAGTTCTTGTCTATGCAATTCACTATAACTCTGCCTGGATCTGACTTACTTATCCGGAAACTAAACAGCCTTGTCATCGCATATAGGGACAGCATCTTATGCATCTCCTTTTTGTTTGCAAATATTCGTCCCACATAAAGACTGTCGGTCGCCATTTTTAATCCATATTCCTTTCTTCCTCTGGGGCTCCTCTCATATTGTCATGCACTGGAGGAGCATCATTCAGTAGATGAGGATCGTCTTCCCTTATTATTGCTCTGTTACTCCGTAAATAGTCCATCTCCATGATCCTTCGGTCTCTCACGCCCAACCCAGAGTCCATCTCCTCCAACCCACTACCAATAAATTCAGATTATTTCCCTATAACATTGTCACGCACTGGTGGTGCATCACCCATCCATGTAGTAACACCACGTAAGATGTCCTCAAAAGGCACTGGTGGTGCATCAGCTACCACCGATGGATTGTGTGTCACTATTTCCATCCCTGTAGTATGAATCACATCATCATGTGCGAGGCCCTCGTTCGGCAACTCCTCATCTAGCTCTATTCCTAACCCAAAACCAATAGGATCCATTGCCCTCTCCACCCTACGTTTGTAAGGATCCCATTCTTGCGGGTATTCTTTGTTAATCCATTCTGTCCACTCATCAAAATCATAGTCCTCCGA
The Camelina sativa cultivar DH55 chromosome 15, Cs, whole genome shotgun sequence DNA segment above includes these coding regions:
- the LOC109129127 gene encoding uncharacterized protein LOC109129127, with product MEQARGNEEDNYRFLSTYLHLLKSTNPGTLTAMHNTVDKKGNALFKYLFFAFGACIAGYQYLRKVIVIDGTAMKWKYKGCLIATSGQDENMQIFPLAFGVVDGENEGGWVWFFENLKKICLRRVYPFAQHWACSVHLFRNVKHNFHCEGLATVVSKAARAYTVGDFRYWWREIENRGPACAMYLTEIGLPHWTHSHFPGDCYNIMSSNISGSLNAAMQTTVDYLIVSMVEFIRAMLMR